A genomic segment from Streptosporangium roseum DSM 43021 encodes:
- a CDS encoding glutaredoxin domain-containing protein, translated as MASLTVYSAPWCGHCHRLKEGLTRADIPFTEVDVDRTPGAIELITELNNGSWLIPTVVLPDGSALVNPSVREIEARLA; from the coding sequence ATGGCCTCCCTCACCGTCTACAGCGCCCCCTGGTGCGGCCACTGCCACCGGCTGAAGGAGGGGCTCACCCGCGCGGACATCCCCTTCACCGAGGTGGACGTCGACCGGACGCCGGGCGCGATCGAGCTCATCACCGAACTCAACAACGGCTCCTGGCTGATCCCGACCGTGGTCCTGCCCGACGGATCGGCCCTGGTCAATCCCAGCGTCCGGGAGATCGAAGCCCGCCTGGCCTGA
- a CDS encoding ABC transporter substrate-binding protein, whose amino-acid sequence MGGLAAFPALVTACGSDGPAATSGGAGGAAKSLDVLKVALPSSISSLDASKEAGIMNYVVALLCQEALVGVGQDGSLQPALAESWSRKDPKTYVYKIRSGVTFADGTPLTADDIVASLDLHAKKGSTSAFAYAYANVDKIEAGGPAEVTITLKQPDASFAWTPSPGTLLVTSRKFIEATGQDIGTPTGKILGTGPYRVTEFAPDSHVTLERNDAWWGGKAPYRQIRLDFIPEESTRLLAMRGGSVDVALNVPAEQIDQWKAVSGVELKTASDRSLVTLAFNTAKKPWNDIHVRKAVAHAVDRDGIVRSVLRGHGQVATTVTDPAQWGGVLGEAEVKSLYESIPQYGFDLAKARAELALSSVPGGFSDVLTYPGSGPQLGRAALTLAQNLKTIGITLEVKEVPLEQWIAELGKHASGIYLGWYFATTGDPSEYIQQLLNGAFVGENGSNIAEYADDEVTGLLDQAKKGTDEAARGKLLGEALVKAAADVPYQPLWWGEAATAFGPGVGAADFGPYFFVGPWAAQLSTRS is encoded by the coding sequence GTGGGAGGCCTGGCCGCGTTCCCGGCTCTCGTCACGGCCTGTGGCTCGGACGGCCCGGCGGCCACGTCCGGGGGCGCCGGCGGCGCGGCGAAGTCCCTCGACGTCCTGAAGGTCGCGCTGCCCTCCTCCATCAGCTCGCTGGACGCGAGCAAGGAGGCGGGCATCATGAACTACGTCGTCGCCCTCCTCTGCCAGGAGGCGCTCGTCGGAGTCGGCCAGGACGGCAGCCTCCAGCCGGCCCTGGCCGAGTCGTGGAGCCGTAAGGACCCGAAGACCTACGTCTACAAGATCCGCAGTGGCGTCACCTTCGCCGACGGGACGCCGCTGACCGCCGACGACATCGTGGCCAGCCTCGACCTGCACGCCAAGAAGGGCTCCACCTCGGCCTTCGCCTACGCCTACGCCAACGTCGACAAGATCGAGGCCGGTGGACCCGCCGAGGTGACCATCACGCTGAAGCAGCCCGACGCGTCCTTCGCCTGGACCCCGTCCCCGGGGACCCTTCTCGTGACGAGCCGGAAGTTCATCGAGGCCACCGGCCAGGACATCGGCACCCCCACCGGGAAGATCCTCGGGACCGGGCCGTACCGGGTGACCGAGTTCGCGCCCGACTCGCACGTGACGCTGGAGCGCAACGACGCCTGGTGGGGCGGCAAGGCGCCGTACCGCCAGATCAGGCTCGACTTCATCCCCGAGGAGTCCACCCGGCTGCTCGCCATGCGGGGCGGCTCGGTCGACGTCGCGCTGAACGTGCCCGCCGAGCAGATCGACCAGTGGAAGGCGGTCTCCGGCGTCGAGCTGAAGACGGCCAGCGACCGTTCCCTGGTCACGCTCGCCTTCAACACCGCCAAGAAGCCGTGGAACGACATCCACGTCCGCAAGGCGGTCGCCCACGCGGTCGACAGGGACGGCATCGTGCGCAGCGTCCTGCGCGGCCACGGTCAGGTCGCCACCACCGTCACCGACCCCGCCCAGTGGGGCGGCGTGCTCGGCGAGGCCGAGGTCAAGAGCCTGTACGAGAGCATCCCGCAGTACGGCTTCGACCTCGCCAAGGCCCGCGCCGAGCTGGCCTTGTCGTCGGTTCCCGGCGGCTTCAGCGACGTGCTGACCTACCCCGGCAGCGGACCGCAGCTCGGCAGGGCCGCGCTCACCCTCGCGCAGAACCTCAAGACCATCGGGATCACCCTGGAGGTCAAGGAGGTCCCGCTGGAGCAGTGGATCGCCGAGCTCGGCAAGCACGCCTCCGGCATCTACCTCGGCTGGTACTTCGCGACGACGGGCGATCCGTCGGAGTACATCCAGCAGCTCCTCAACGGCGCCTTCGTCGGCGAGAACGGTTCCAACATCGCCGAGTACGCCGACGACGAGGTGACCGGGCTGCTCGACCAGGCCAAGAAGGGCACCGACGAGGCGGCCCGGGGCAAGCTCCTCGGGGAGGCGCTGGTCAAGGCCGCCGCCGACGTCCCCTACCAGCCGCTGTGGTGGGGCGAGGCGGCGACCGCGTTCGGTCCCGGTGTCGGTGCCGCGGACTTCGGGCCCTACTTCTTCGTCGGCCCCTGGGCCGCCCAGCTCTCCACCCGCTCGTGA
- a CDS encoding alpha/beta hydrolase family protein — MPKASPDARRTSPDAPPAPPEARAALLEAHAALTGLRVPESVALDPAGGRVACVLPLAGGGPVAHVLDLARAGASVLDLARAGTPVPVPEAPERWHALTRWLPDGRLLLASGEGPDLDHVEVRAGDDLTPVWRVRADGEIEDLIAGADGTVLVRTADPGSERDGSHLGLRVHDGSDPFVRTPGGRLRRLAWAEVGDARLRPIPVEGLTVWDADWRDGVALAVTSADETPGGYYRPRLDLIDRETGATRTLLRTTWQLSRPRLAPGGRAAVVVEGLSIVSGRIIHIDLVTGEATPLAAVDDVTDLGWLDGDTLWFTGWSGTGTHGGTLTADGRTLTRWTAWGTLGGRDGQPSLSVDRAGTLAAAVWETAGRPPEIAVADVAGGGWRQITGLNDDLARLAVHQEEVTWTGPDGLAVHGLLLTRRGPAPPAGPYGQADPDGSGTSGGLPGLPGLGVPENPDGPEARPGPSPLVVIAHGGPTWLWSSAFAPAESGQLALPLVHAGAAVLLPNPRGSSGRGQDYARRVIGHVGEEDLDDVLAGVDHLVAAGVADPGRMAVLGLSYGGYLSAWAVTRTGRFRAAVVMSGVANWLSFANASNLAHGYDPLYHDGAGIATSEGRDFLAARSPVCHAAKVTTPTLILHGAEDRTTPVGQAEELYRAWSAAGVRTQLVVYPREGHELTEPGHRRDAAERVLGWLAGNGVL; from the coding sequence TTGCCGAAAGCGTCGCCGGACGCGCGCCGGACATCGCCGGACGCGCCGCCGGCCCCGCCGGAGGCGCGGGCCGCGCTGCTGGAGGCACACGCCGCGCTGACCGGGCTGCGGGTGCCCGAGAGCGTGGCGCTTGACCCGGCGGGCGGTCGCGTCGCCTGCGTCCTACCGCTCGCGGGCGGGGGACCGGTCGCGCACGTGCTCGACCTCGCGCGGGCGGGCGCGTCCGTGCTCGACCTCGCGCGGGCAGGCACGCCCGTCCCGGTACCCGAGGCGCCGGAGCGGTGGCACGCGCTGACGCGCTGGCTGCCGGACGGGCGGTTGCTGCTCGCCTCCGGCGAGGGGCCCGACCTCGACCACGTCGAGGTCCGCGCCGGCGACGACCTCACCCCCGTCTGGCGGGTCCGGGCGGACGGTGAGATCGAGGATCTGATCGCGGGCGCCGACGGGACCGTGCTCGTACGGACCGCCGACCCCGGCAGCGAGCGCGACGGCAGCCACCTCGGACTCCGGGTCCACGACGGGTCTGACCCCTTCGTCCGCACCCCGGGCGGGCGGTTGCGGCGGCTGGCCTGGGCCGAGGTCGGCGACGCCCGCCTGCGGCCGATCCCGGTCGAGGGGCTGACCGTCTGGGACGCCGACTGGCGGGACGGCGTCGCGCTCGCCGTGACCTCGGCCGACGAGACACCCGGGGGGTACTACCGGCCCAGGCTCGACCTGATCGACCGCGAGACCGGCGCGACCCGGACCCTCCTGCGCACCACCTGGCAGCTCAGCCGTCCCCGGCTGGCACCCGGCGGGCGCGCCGCCGTGGTGGTCGAGGGGCTGTCCATCGTCTCCGGCCGGATCATCCACATCGACCTGGTCACCGGAGAGGCGACGCCGCTGGCCGCCGTCGACGACGTCACCGACCTCGGCTGGCTGGACGGGGACACCCTGTGGTTCACCGGCTGGTCGGGCACCGGGACGCACGGCGGCACGCTGACCGCCGACGGCCGCACGCTGACCCGCTGGACGGCCTGGGGCACCCTGGGCGGGCGGGACGGGCAGCCGTCGCTCTCGGTGGACCGCGCCGGCACGCTCGCCGCCGCGGTCTGGGAGACGGCCGGACGGCCGCCGGAGATCGCGGTCGCGGACGTGGCCGGGGGCGGGTGGCGTCAGATCACCGGTCTCAACGACGACCTGGCGCGGCTCGCCGTACACCAGGAGGAGGTGACCTGGACCGGCCCCGACGGGCTCGCCGTCCACGGGCTCCTGCTGACACGGCGCGGGCCCGCGCCGCCGGCGGGCCCGTACGGCCAGGCCGATCCGGACGGCTCGGGCACTTCGGGCGGCCTGCCCGGCCTGCCCGGCCTGGGCGTCCCCGAGAACCCGGACGGCCCGGAGGCGCGGCCGGGGCCGTCGCCGCTCGTCGTCATCGCGCACGGCGGGCCGACCTGGCTGTGGTCCAGCGCCTTCGCCCCGGCCGAGTCCGGGCAGCTCGCGCTGCCGCTCGTGCACGCGGGCGCCGCCGTACTGCTGCCCAATCCCCGGGGCAGCAGCGGGCGCGGCCAGGACTACGCGCGCCGCGTCATCGGGCACGTCGGCGAGGAGGACCTGGACGACGTCCTCGCGGGTGTGGACCACCTCGTCGCGGCCGGCGTGGCCGACCCCGGGCGCATGGCCGTTCTGGGACTGAGCTACGGCGGCTATCTCAGCGCGTGGGCGGTGACCCGCACCGGCCGGTTCCGGGCGGCGGTGGTGATGTCCGGGGTCGCCAACTGGCTCAGCTTCGCCAACGCCAGCAACCTCGCCCACGGCTACGACCCGCTCTACCACGACGGGGCCGGCATCGCCACGTCCGAGGGCAGGGACTTCCTGGCGGCCCGCTCGCCGGTCTGCCACGCCGCGAAGGTCACCACCCCGACGCTGATCCTGCACGGCGCCGAGGACCGCACGACCCCGGTCGGCCAGGCTGAGGAGCTCTATCGTGCCTGGTCAGCGGCCGGAGTCCGGACCCAGCTGGTCGTCTACCCTCGGGAGGGCCACGAGCTGACCGAGCCGGGCCACCGCCGGGACGCGGCGGAGCGCGTGCTCGGCTGGCTGGCGGGGAACGGGGTGCTGTGA
- a CDS encoding ABC transporter permease, protein MSGRSWGVFLLRRLAGTAVVVALLSIGVFGLLYLAPGSVQQTLLGTRPATPETIAAIQARYHLNDPLPVQYLSWLGGVLRGDLGTSIRTGMPVADMLGQRLPLTLALTGYGTLLAVVAGIPLGVAGALRRGRAADRLVVTAGVVGLSAPPFAVGLLLLVVFAAGLGWFPVYGVGEGFADQVLHLTLPAVALAVGAVGMLVRFSRAALIRELDQDYVVFARARGLGAPAVLGYALRNSLVPILTAAGLIVTGMLAGTVLVEVTFALPGLGSLLVDSVTFKDVPVVQALALLLTLLIAAVNLLVDVGYSAADPRVRIGGRPS, encoded by the coding sequence ATGTCGGGGCGGAGCTGGGGCGTGTTCCTGCTGCGCAGGCTCGCGGGCACCGCCGTGGTCGTCGCGCTGCTGTCGATCGGCGTGTTCGGCCTGCTCTACCTCGCCCCGGGGTCGGTCCAGCAGACCCTCCTCGGCACCCGTCCCGCCACTCCGGAGACCATCGCCGCCATCCAGGCCCGCTACCACCTGAACGACCCGCTGCCCGTGCAGTACCTGAGCTGGCTCGGCGGCGTCCTCCGGGGCGACCTCGGCACCTCCATCAGGACCGGGATGCCGGTCGCCGACATGCTCGGGCAGCGGCTCCCGCTCACCCTGGCGCTCACCGGGTACGGCACGCTGCTGGCCGTGGTCGCGGGCATCCCGCTGGGCGTGGCCGGGGCCCTGCGACGGGGCCGGGCCGCCGACCGGCTCGTCGTCACCGCCGGGGTGGTGGGACTGAGCGCCCCGCCGTTCGCCGTCGGGCTGCTGCTGCTGGTGGTGTTCGCCGCCGGGCTGGGCTGGTTCCCCGTCTACGGCGTCGGCGAGGGCTTCGCCGACCAGGTCCTGCACCTCACGCTGCCCGCCGTCGCGCTGGCCGTCGGCGCGGTGGGCATGCTCGTCCGGTTCAGCCGGGCCGCGCTCATCCGCGAGCTGGACCAGGACTACGTGGTCTTCGCGCGGGCGCGCGGTCTCGGCGCCCCCGCCGTCCTCGGCTACGCGCTGCGCAACTCGCTGGTGCCGATCCTCACCGCCGCCGGGCTCATCGTGACCGGCATGCTGGCCGGAACCGTGCTGGTCGAGGTGACCTTCGCGCTGCCGGGCCTCGGCTCCCTGCTCGTCGACTCGGTCACCTTCAAGGACGTGCCGGTCGTCCAGGCGCTGGCACTGCTGCTCACCCTGCTCATCGCCGCCGTCAACCTCCTGGTCGACGTCGGCTACTCGGCCGCGGACCCGCGTGTCCGGATCGGTGGGAGGCCGTCGTGA
- a CDS encoding ABC transporter permease, producing MTRPSRVVTRPPVSVVTALAILLAVAVAAAFAPWLVPDATGQDLMLGISGPGPGHPLGTDDLGRDVLELLVAGARTAVPGALCVAAGSMLIGNLVGLPAGYLGGWVDALAMRWADLMFSLPALLVAIVVAGVLGGGYGLAIAVLVVLFAPTDTRVVRGAVLEQRHRPYVEAAQLKNLSAWRIMTRHVWPNIAPVALANAFLNFAYALVSLASLSFLGLGVPAGSPDWGRTLSDNRTQLLANPWAVIAPGLAIIATAAALNIVGDWLYERVDRRGRTR from the coding sequence GTGACGCGTCCATCGAGAGTCGTGACGCGTCCGCCGGTGAGCGTGGTCACCGCGCTCGCCATCCTCCTGGCGGTCGCGGTCGCCGCCGCGTTCGCCCCCTGGCTGGTGCCGGACGCGACCGGCCAGGATCTGATGCTGGGCATCTCCGGCCCGGGGCCCGGCCACCCGCTGGGCACCGACGACCTCGGCCGCGACGTGCTGGAACTGCTGGTCGCCGGAGCCCGTACGGCCGTGCCGGGGGCGTTGTGCGTCGCCGCGGGGTCGATGCTCATCGGCAACCTCGTGGGCCTGCCCGCCGGATACCTCGGCGGCTGGGTCGACGCGCTGGCCATGCGCTGGGCGGACCTGATGTTCTCCCTGCCCGCCCTCCTCGTGGCGATCGTCGTCGCCGGGGTCCTGGGCGGCGGGTACGGCCTGGCGATCGCGGTGCTGGTGGTGCTGTTCGCACCCACCGACACGCGGGTGGTGCGCGGGGCCGTGCTGGAGCAGCGGCACCGGCCCTACGTGGAGGCGGCGCAGCTGAAGAACCTCTCCGCCTGGCGGATCATGACGAGGCACGTGTGGCCGAACATCGCCCCCGTCGCGCTGGCCAACGCGTTCCTCAACTTCGCCTACGCGCTGGTGTCGCTGGCCTCGCTGTCCTTCCTCGGCCTCGGCGTCCCCGCCGGCTCGCCCGACTGGGGACGCACCCTGTCGGACAACCGCACCCAGCTCCTCGCCAACCCCTGGGCCGTGATCGCTCCCGGCCTCGCCATCATCGCCACGGCCGCCGCGCTCAACATCGTGGGCGACTGGCTGTACGAACGCGTCGACCGGCGCGGAAGGACACGCTGA
- a CDS encoding ABC transporter ATP-binding protein — protein sequence MGESQDRDAGRAGTGEREERAAGHTGTGGSGAGEHAGTGRPGAREAGQAGAGIAVEGLTVRQPATGRTLLSGVTFEVAPGESVAIVGESGSGKSLTVRAMLGLLPRGLEAAGTVRIAGERVDDDPRARARQRGGVVSLLMQDPFTLLNPLRRVGRQIADGLPRGADAKDEVPRLLAEVGLPADVAGRYPFQLSGGMRQRVGLAAALAGGPRVLVADEPTTALDATTQREVLALVRRVQRERHMAFVLITHDLRLAFSTCDRVMVMYAGRLMEAGGAAAVRQEQLHPYTRALLAAEPPADRRLAVIPAVAGSVPAHDAVADRCAFADRCALAVAECRDGVPELRAVRHGPGASADTPAVRHGSAVSAGTPAAWHGSGASAGRDARLSACLRATELPAPPAPEPGVAPALPVTADPVLRVRELRRTFAGARRPALDGVSLSVAPGEVVGVVGESGSGKTTLARCVAGLERPDAGTILLGGADCSDYGRMGRGAVRQARRAAQMIFQDPYSTLNPARTVGAALGEALRADGRPAAPDDVARLLESVGLGRDMAGMRPAGLSGGERQRVAIARAVAGEPRLLICDEPVSALDVSVQAQILGLLAELRERLSMAMLFITHDLAVVRQIADRIYVLESGRCVETGPAEQVLDAPTHPYTRALLASVPDGSSGWLT from the coding sequence ATGGGAGAGAGCCAGGACCGGGACGCGGGGCGGGCGGGGACGGGCGAGCGCGAGGAGCGGGCCGCCGGGCACACCGGTACGGGCGGGTCCGGAGCCGGGGAGCACGCTGGTACGGGCAGGCCCGGCGCCCGGGAGGCGGGGCAGGCCGGGGCGGGGATCGCCGTCGAGGGGCTGACCGTGCGCCAGCCCGCGACCGGGCGGACCCTGCTGTCGGGGGTGACCTTCGAGGTCGCGCCGGGGGAGTCCGTCGCGATCGTGGGGGAGTCCGGTTCGGGCAAATCGCTCACGGTCCGGGCCATGCTGGGCCTGCTGCCCCGTGGCCTGGAGGCCGCCGGAACGGTGCGTATCGCGGGTGAGCGGGTGGACGACGACCCCCGCGCCCGGGCGCGGCAGCGCGGCGGCGTGGTCTCCCTCCTCATGCAGGACCCGTTCACCCTGCTCAACCCGTTGCGCAGGGTCGGGCGGCAGATCGCCGACGGGCTGCCCCGGGGGGCCGACGCGAAGGACGAGGTGCCCCGGCTGCTGGCGGAGGTCGGGCTGCCCGCCGACGTGGCCGGGCGCTACCCCTTCCAGCTCTCCGGCGGCATGCGGCAGCGTGTCGGGCTGGCCGCCGCGCTGGCCGGCGGGCCGCGGGTGCTGGTGGCCGACGAGCCGACGACCGCGCTCGACGCCACCACCCAGCGCGAGGTGCTCGCCCTCGTCCGGCGTGTCCAGCGCGAGCGGCACATGGCGTTCGTGCTCATCACCCACGACCTGCGCCTGGCGTTCTCCACCTGCGACCGGGTCATGGTGATGTACGCGGGGCGGCTCATGGAGGCGGGCGGGGCGGCGGCCGTACGGCAGGAGCAGCTTCACCCCTACACCCGGGCCCTGCTGGCGGCCGAGCCGCCCGCGGACCGGAGGCTCGCCGTCATCCCCGCCGTCGCCGGCTCCGTGCCCGCCCACGACGCCGTGGCCGACCGGTGTGCCTTCGCCGACCGGTGCGCCCTCGCCGTGGCCGAGTGCCGCGACGGCGTCCCGGAGCTGCGCGCCGTACGGCACGGGCCCGGCGCGTCCGCGGATACGCCCGCCGTACGGCACGGGTCAGCCGTGTCCGCTGGTACGCCCGCCGCATGGCACGGGTCCGGCGCGTCCGCCGGACGGGACGCGCGGCTGTCGGCGTGCCTGCGGGCCACGGAGCTTCCCGCGCCTCCCGCGCCCGAACCGGGTGTCGCGCCCGCGCTCCCCGTCACCGCCGACCCGGTGCTGCGGGTGCGGGAGCTGCGCAGGACGTTCGCCGGGGCGCGGCGACCGGCACTGGACGGGGTGAGCCTGTCCGTCGCCCCGGGCGAGGTCGTCGGCGTGGTCGGCGAGTCGGGCTCGGGCAAGACCACGCTCGCCCGGTGCGTCGCAGGGCTGGAACGTCCGGACGCGGGCACGATCCTGCTCGGCGGCGCCGACTGCTCCGACTACGGCCGGATGGGCCGTGGCGCCGTACGCCAGGCCCGCCGCGCGGCGCAAATGATCTTCCAGGACCCCTACTCGACGCTCAACCCCGCCCGGACCGTCGGCGCGGCCCTGGGCGAGGCGCTGCGGGCCGACGGCCGTCCCGCCGCGCCGGACGACGTCGCCCGGCTGCTGGAGTCGGTCGGCCTGGGCCGGGACATGGCCGGGATGCGCCCGGCCGGCCTGTCCGGGGGCGAGCGGCAGCGGGTGGCGATAGCCCGCGCGGTGGCGGGCGAGCCCCGCCTGCTGATCTGCGACGAGCCGGTGTCGGCGCTCGACGTCTCGGTGCAGGCGCAGATCCTCGGGCTCCTGGCCGAGCTGCGGGAGCGGCTGTCGATGGCGATGCTGTTCATCACCCACGACCTCGCCGTGGTGCGGCAGATCGCCGACCGGATCTACGTGCTGGAGTCCGGCCGATGCGTGGAGACCGGCCCGGCGGAGCAGGTGCTCGACGCGCCCACCCACCCCTACACCCGGGCCCTGCTGGCGAGCGTCCCCGACGGCTCCAGCGGCTGGCTGACCTGA
- a CDS encoding TetR/AcrR family transcriptional regulator translates to MATTHKDAGAGEPTRSPLPGPSSRGRRRADAERSIAAIVDAAMTAFSENSEVSMVDIARVAGVGRVTLYSHFSSREELMDAVMAHAVKEANAVLGGEASEETPAREALGELIRSSWQILGRYGRLQAAALRVLSPERMREHHNEPLIRVRNIITRGQREGVIRDDLPEDWLVSVFYSLLHTAALEVGSGRLQPETAADALEATLLSAIGA, encoded by the coding sequence ATGGCCACCACGCACAAGGACGCAGGCGCTGGCGAACCGACGCGCAGCCCTCTCCCCGGCCCCTCCTCCCGGGGCCGGCGCCGGGCCGACGCCGAACGGAGCATCGCGGCCATCGTCGACGCCGCGATGACGGCCTTCAGCGAGAACTCCGAGGTGAGCATGGTCGACATCGCTCGCGTGGCCGGTGTCGGCCGCGTCACCCTCTACAGCCATTTCTCCTCCCGGGAGGAGCTCATGGACGCGGTCATGGCTCACGCCGTCAAGGAGGCCAACGCCGTACTCGGCGGAGAGGCGTCAGAGGAGACACCCGCACGGGAGGCGCTGGGCGAGCTGATCCGCTCCTCCTGGCAGATCCTCGGCCGGTACGGCCGGCTGCAGGCGGCCGCCCTGCGGGTGCTGAGCCCCGAGCGCATGCGTGAACATCACAACGAGCCGCTGATCCGGGTCCGGAACATCATCACCCGGGGACAGCGGGAAGGGGTGATCCGCGATGACCTGCCCGAGGATTGGCTCGTCTCCGTCTTCTACAGCCTGCTGCACACGGCCGCCCTGGAGGTCGGCTCCGGCCGCCTGCAGCCGGAGACCGCCGCCGATGCGCTGGAGGCGACCCTCCTGTCCGCCATCGGCGCATAG
- a CDS encoding MFS transporter, giving the protein MSHGHSAHATHATHATHPAHPAPAEARTPPGSRGWTALVLLCLAQFVLIVDITVVQVALPSIGGDLALDREALTWVVTTYTLCFGGLMVLGGRLADALGARRTLLAGLALFTLASLACGLAPNGTVLIAGRAVQGVGAALLSPSALAIITTAFHGPLRNRALGVWAAIGGTGAAVGVLLGGVLTAGPGWEWGFFINVPIGLLVFLVLPSVVRADGRPPVRQRVDVPGALVVTAATALLIYGLVNAGDAGWSAAGTFLPLIASVIFYAVFVAIERGVKAPLMRAETLARRPVISGTFVMLIATGLMLALFFISSFYLQQVLGFSALKTGLTFLPVAIAITVGAHLGGHLIGKIGGRPVAVAAFLLTAAGAALMTRISPESSAYTTLLPGFVLAAVGIGPAFVTATTTTMANVPPAEAGVASGVINTFHELGGSIGVAVVSTVAAASLAPGAADVGGFTAALTMCAVTAAAAAAVALGLVPAGKPSGSFVGHGHGHGGH; this is encoded by the coding sequence ATGAGTCATGGTCATTCCGCGCACGCCACGCACGCCACGCACGCCACGCACCCCGCGCACCCCGCGCCGGCCGAAGCTCGGACACCCCCCGGCTCCCGGGGTTGGACAGCACTCGTCCTGCTCTGCCTGGCGCAGTTCGTGCTGATCGTCGACATCACCGTCGTCCAGGTCGCCCTGCCCAGCATCGGCGGCGATCTCGCGCTCGACCGCGAGGCGCTCACCTGGGTGGTGACGACGTACACGCTGTGCTTCGGCGGCCTGATGGTGCTCGGCGGGCGGCTCGCCGACGCGCTCGGGGCACGGCGCACGCTGCTGGCGGGACTCGCCCTGTTCACTCTCGCCTCGCTGGCCTGCGGCCTGGCTCCGAACGGCACCGTGCTCATCGCGGGCCGCGCCGTACAGGGAGTCGGCGCCGCCCTGCTGTCGCCGTCAGCTCTGGCGATCATCACGACCGCCTTCCACGGCCCCCTGCGCAACCGCGCCCTGGGCGTGTGGGCGGCGATCGGCGGGACGGGAGCCGCGGTGGGCGTTCTGCTCGGCGGCGTCCTCACCGCCGGTCCGGGCTGGGAGTGGGGGTTCTTCATCAACGTGCCCATCGGGCTGCTGGTCTTTCTCGTACTTCCCTCGGTCGTGCGTGCCGACGGCCGGCCTCCGGTACGGCAGCGGGTGGATGTGCCCGGTGCGCTCGTCGTCACCGCCGCCACCGCCCTGCTGATCTACGGCCTCGTCAACGCCGGCGATGCCGGCTGGAGCGCGGCCGGAACCTTCCTTCCCCTGATCGCGTCCGTGATCTTCTACGCGGTGTTCGTGGCGATCGAGCGCGGCGTCAAGGCTCCTCTGATGCGGGCCGAGACGCTCGCCCGCCGCCCGGTGATCTCGGGCACGTTCGTGATGCTGATCGCAACCGGGCTGATGCTCGCGCTGTTCTTCATCAGCTCGTTCTACCTCCAGCAGGTGCTCGGGTTCAGCGCGCTGAAGACCGGCCTGACATTCCTGCCGGTCGCGATCGCCATCACCGTCGGCGCACACCTGGGCGGCCATCTCATCGGGAAGATCGGCGGCCGGCCCGTCGCCGTGGCCGCCTTCCTGCTCACCGCCGCCGGCGCGGCCCTGATGACCCGGATCTCCCCCGAGAGCAGCGCCTACACCACCCTCCTGCCCGGCTTCGTCCTCGCCGCCGTCGGCATCGGCCCGGCGTTCGTCACCGCCACCACCACGACCATGGCCAACGTCCCGCCCGCCGAGGCCGGCGTGGCCTCCGGCGTCATCAACACCTTCCACGAGCTCGGCGGATCGATCGGGGTCGCCGTCGTCTCCACGGTGGCCGCCGCGAGTCTCGCGCCCGGCGCAGCCGACGTCGGCGGCTTCACCGCCGCACTCACCATGTGCGCGGTCACCGCGGCGGCCGCGGCCGCGGTCGCACTCGGCCTGGTGCCGGCCGGCAAGCCGTCCGGATCCTTCGTCGGCCACGGGCACGGACACGGCGGGCACTGA
- a CDS encoding RNA polymerase sigma factor, producing MGSDPRSRFVEIYESAYEPILGYVLRRYPHPETAADVVAETFTIAWRRIEEVPKGDEARLWLYGVARRVLANHRRGERRHEQRTAALRERLAASPALARPPEDEMSQMGRVFRDLPDDDRELLSLVAWEKLDHGQIARMLGISRNAVRIRLYRARKRFARGLAKAGIDHPRAAALEGSSL from the coding sequence ATGGGATCCGATCCCCGTAGCCGGTTCGTGGAGATCTACGAATCCGCCTACGAGCCCATACTCGGGTACGTCCTGCGCCGCTACCCGCACCCGGAGACCGCCGCCGACGTGGTGGCCGAGACGTTCACCATCGCGTGGCGGCGCATCGAGGAGGTGCCCAAGGGCGACGAGGCGAGGCTGTGGCTGTACGGCGTGGCCCGGCGCGTGCTCGCCAACCATCGGCGCGGCGAGCGGCGCCACGAGCAGCGTACGGCGGCCCTGCGCGAGCGGCTCGCCGCCTCCCCCGCGCTGGCCCGCCCGCCGGAGGACGAGATGTCGCAGATGGGGAGGGTCTTCCGCGATCTGCCGGACGACGACCGGGAACTGCTCTCCCTGGTCGCCTGGGAGAAGCTCGACCATGGGCAGATCGCCCGCATGCTCGGCATCTCCCGCAACGCGGTGCGGATCAGGCTCTACCGCGCCCGCAAGCGTTTCGCTCGGGGCCTGGCGAAAGCCGGGATCGACCACCCTCGTGCCGCCGCCCTGGAAGGGAGCTCGCTGTGA